One Salvia miltiorrhiza cultivar Shanhuang (shh) unplaced genomic scaffold, IMPLAD_Smil_shh fragScaff_scaffold_39, whole genome shotgun sequence DNA window includes the following coding sequences:
- the LOC131002956 gene encoding amino acid transporter AVT3A-like: MGIKKLNDNGSSSSHSLPRVETPLLFGHGSGGKPVVLSSQPKTFANVFIAIVGAGTLRLAYTFMHISWLTNLIMVFVVSILTYHDMMFLIHTRRRIEESTRCSSSTKIASFGDLGFIMCGCIGRSTVDLMIVLSQAGFYICYLIFIGDTLANLFTSSPALAATPMIWRISAKSLYIWRCFPFELALNSIPSPRLSAVSFSGSSLN, from the coding sequence ATGGGGATCAAAAAGTTGAACGACAACGGCAGTTCATCCTCGCACTCACTGCCGCGAGTAGAGACCCCGCTCTTGTTTGGCCACGGCAGCGGCGGCAAGCCCGTCGTCCTCTCATCTCAACCGAAAACATTCGCCAATGTCTTCATCGCCATCGTCGGCGCCGGCACGCTCAGACTCGCGTACACATTCATGCACATCAGCTGGCTCACCAACCTCATCATGGTCTTCGTCGTCTCCATCCTCACCTACCACGACATGATGTTTCTCATCCACACCCGCAGGAGGATCGAGGAATCCACCCGCTGCTCCTCCTCCACCAAAATTGCATCCTTCGGCGATTTAGGGTTCATCATGTGCGGATGCATCGGCAGATCCACCGTCGATCTGATGATCGTCCTCTCCCAAGCCGGATTCTACATCTGTTACCTAATATTCATCGGTGACACCCTCGCCAATTTGTTCACCTCCTCCCCGGCGCTCGCCGCAACCCCTATGATTTGGAGGATTTCAGCTAAGAGCTTATACATTTGGAGATGCTTCCCCTTCGAATTGGCATTGAATTCGATCCCCTCGCCGAGACTATCCGCAGTGTCGTTTTCAGGATCTTCTCTCAATTGA